In Rhodococcus sp. OK302, one genomic interval encodes:
- a CDS encoding MinD/ParA family ATP-binding protein, with translation MTSVDDLDIIKRAKRPPERGLGSVLFKLSGGRINTGQSAAELEHQALVRRANQTVRGVYKIAFISLKGGVGKTTAAKTVGSTFASIRGDRIVAIDANPDLGTLADRERREHHLTVRDLLADGDIRTYSDVRYYTSQGDSRLEILASEADPETSESFNEQDYLDTLRILEVHYNIVITDCGTGIMHSAMYGILDEADALVVVSPTAQDGARSAAATLSWLTKHGYGDLVSRSVVAINSTRPGSSSLDLDQLEDVFSQRGVRAVRTLPYDDHLGEGGPIDLKLLNKRTARAYLELVAAIADGFPESPGKHASR, from the coding sequence ATGACATCTGTCGACGATCTGGACATCATCAAGCGCGCGAAGCGTCCTCCCGAACGAGGTTTGGGCAGTGTGTTGTTCAAGCTCTCGGGCGGACGGATCAACACTGGGCAGTCGGCGGCCGAACTCGAACATCAAGCGTTGGTTCGTCGCGCAAATCAGACCGTGCGTGGTGTCTACAAGATTGCGTTCATCTCACTCAAGGGCGGCGTGGGGAAGACAACGGCAGCCAAGACCGTCGGCTCGACATTTGCGTCGATTCGGGGCGATCGGATTGTCGCGATCGATGCCAATCCGGATCTGGGTACCCTGGCTGATCGGGAACGACGTGAACATCACCTGACCGTCCGTGATCTGTTGGCCGACGGAGATATTCGCACCTACAGTGACGTGCGTTATTACACCTCACAAGGGGACAGTCGGCTGGAAATCCTTGCCAGCGAAGCGGATCCGGAGACGTCGGAGTCGTTCAACGAGCAGGACTATCTCGATACCCTCCGCATCCTCGAGGTGCACTACAACATCGTCATCACCGACTGCGGAACTGGCATCATGCACTCGGCAATGTACGGAATCCTCGATGAGGCAGACGCTTTGGTTGTCGTCAGTCCGACAGCGCAGGACGGTGCGCGCAGCGCCGCGGCCACTTTGAGTTGGCTGACCAAGCACGGCTACGGCGATTTGGTGAGTCGGTCGGTGGTTGCGATCAACTCGACCCGGCCCGGGTCTTCTTCACTCGATCTCGATCAACTCGAGGATGTGTTCTCGCAGCGAGGAGTTCGCGCGGTACGCACGTTGCCGTACGACGATCATCTCGGCGAAGGCGGTCCGATCGACTTGAAGTTGTTGAACAAACGCACCGCGCGCGCCTACCTCGAATTGGTTGCCGCCATTGCCGACGGATTTCCCGAGTCTCCGGGTAAGCACGCGTCCAGATGA